One genomic segment of Gossypium arboreum isolate Shixiya-1 chromosome 3, ASM2569848v2, whole genome shotgun sequence includes these proteins:
- the LOC108465122 gene encoding basic leucine zipper 43 has protein sequence MAPGELAGLHYLAPENPILNPANLGMMQNTIPAFHFNRFLNSLPNFNILQPAHEFTAQSSSMSNYSTSDEAEEHQVNIIDERKQRRMISNRESARRSRMRKQKHLDELWSQVIRLRNENHSLIDKLNHVSECHDLVLQENAKLKEEASDLRQMLTDLKIGSPYLKELEEVPCNTAHLRAESTNQSIANSVDFLH, from the coding sequence ATGGCTCCTGGTGAGCTTGCAGGACTTCACTACCTAGCACCTGAAAACCCAATCCTGAATCCAGCCAACCTTGGCATGATGCAAAATACTATACCAGCTTTTCATTTCAATAGATTCTTAAACAGCCTACCCAATTTCAACATCCTACAGCCTGCCCATGAATTCACTGCACAATCCTCAAGTATGAGCAATTATTCAACTTCAGATGAAGCTGAGGAACACCAGGTCAACATCATCGACGAAAGGAAACAGCGAAGAATGATATCTAATAGAGAATCTGCTCGTAGGTCAAGGATGCGGAAACAGAAGCACCTTGATGAACTCTGGTCCCAAGTAATCAGGCTTCGCAACGAGAACCATAGTCTGATCGATAAGTTAAATCATGTATCAGAGTGCCATGACTTGGTTCTTCAAGAGAATGCAAAGCTCAAGGAAGAAGCCTCTGATCTTCGCCAAATGCTGACAGACTTGAAGATTGGCAGCCCTTATTTGAAAGAGCTGGAAGAGGTTCCCTGCAACACTGCTCACCTGCGAGCTGAGTCCACAAATCAATCTATTGCCAACTCTGTAGACTTTCTTCATTGA
- the LOC108465121 gene encoding phytosulfokines-like produces MAKSFIFLIMAFLLLFTAQCRYLSTSIKQQVDIPKIPFFSPEWSSIDEECKGLDEDACLVKRSLAAHTDYIYTQQNIVP; encoded by the exons ATGGCAAAGAGCTTCATCTTCCTGATCATGGCTTTTCTTCTACTATTTACTGCACAATGCAGATATCTGTCTACCAGTATTAAGCAACAGGTTGATATCCCAAAGATACCATTTTTTTCACCG GAATGGAGTTCCATTGATGAGGAGTGCAAAGGTTTGGATGAAGATGCATGTCTGGTTAAGAGGTCCTTGGCTGCTCATACGGATTATATTTACACCCAACAAAACATTGTACCTTGA